In a genomic window of Virgibacillus sp. SK37:
- a CDS encoding YesL family protein: MGNEKPIIYQLSEWFMRLSITNIAWFISNLPIAYLLLNFVYAETKESRYILAIGILLLAPFLFFPATSALFAMVRDWILKKEQCSLIKTYFTYFRKNYCFSLLGGLLLTGIWAILVIDFIYVRQINVLLLFCILGLGVVIYIFTINFFIVLAHYDEKLTVLMKKAFVLTLVSPKLFFIHLFASSGILYISIGGWLVLLPFFTGALIAFISYSAFYRIYLNVLDMKNSPI, from the coding sequence ATGGGTAATGAAAAGCCAATTATATATCAATTAAGTGAATGGTTTATGCGTCTATCCATCACTAATATCGCTTGGTTTATATCAAACCTGCCTATTGCTTACCTCTTATTAAATTTTGTATACGCAGAGACTAAAGAGAGTAGATATATTTTAGCGATTGGAATACTGCTGTTGGCACCTTTTCTGTTTTTTCCTGCAACTTCGGCTTTATTCGCTATGGTAAGAGATTGGATTTTAAAAAAGGAACAATGTTCATTAATCAAAACTTACTTCACATATTTCAGAAAAAATTATTGCTTCAGTTTGTTAGGTGGACTCTTACTGACTGGTATATGGGCAATCTTAGTTATTGACTTTATATATGTTAGACAAATAAACGTTCTGTTGCTGTTCTGCATATTAGGACTGGGTGTTGTAATTTATATTTTTACTATTAACTTTTTTATTGTACTTGCTCATTATGATGAAAAGTTGACAGTTTTAATGAAAAAAGCTTTTGTTCTTACGCTGGTAAGTCCTAAGTTATTTTTTATTCATTTATTTGCAAGTAGCGGTATTTTATATATTAGTATAGGTGGCTGGCTTGTTTTACTGCCTTTCTTTACTGGCGCGCTTATAGCATTTATTTCCTATTCAGCATTTTATCGTATTTACTTAAATGTTTTAGATATGAAAAATAGTCCAATTTAA
- a CDS encoding LacI family DNA-binding transcriptional regulator: protein MAVTIKDVAKKANVSPSTVSRVISNSPRISENTKRKVHQVMKELGYHLNYNAHVLAQQKTRTIGIVMKKSASDSLHDPFFPEVLRGISAYFNKEDYNITLTTGESEEEIYENVVKMVRGKRVDGMIVTYSKRGDKVIPYLIESKVPFVLVGRPNDYADKIMFVDNDNVKSAEEATDYLIGLGHQTVGYIGGDLEYEVSNDRLKGYQHALTKNKLPLKEEYVANSDINSELDDILSRFMNLNRPPTALVVTDDLVAMKVLQICRKEGIDVPEELSIISFNNALIAQLSSPALTSVDTQVFLLGHEAAKCVVQEIKETSAYKKSIIIPTVIKRRESCQPLQEPPKN, encoded by the coding sequence ATGGCAGTTACGATAAAAGATGTTGCTAAAAAAGCAAATGTTTCACCTTCAACCGTATCAAGGGTAATTTCCAATAGCCCACGCATTAGTGAAAACACAAAGCGCAAAGTACATCAGGTAATGAAGGAGCTAGGCTATCATCTGAATTATAATGCACATGTACTTGCACAGCAAAAAACTCGAACCATAGGGATAGTAATGAAAAAGTCTGCAAGTGACTCGTTGCATGACCCATTCTTTCCAGAAGTTTTACGGGGAATTAGCGCATATTTTAATAAAGAAGATTATAATATAACACTGACAACCGGGGAGTCTGAAGAAGAAATTTATGAAAATGTTGTTAAGATGGTTCGAGGCAAAAGGGTTGATGGAATGATTGTTACCTATTCAAAACGCGGGGATAAAGTGATTCCATATTTAATTGAAAGTAAGGTTCCTTTTGTGCTTGTAGGTAGACCTAATGATTATGCTGATAAAATTATGTTTGTTGATAATGACAATGTTAAGTCAGCTGAAGAAGCAACAGATTACTTAATTGGTCTGGGACATCAAACGGTTGGTTATATTGGGGGAGATTTAGAATATGAAGTGTCTAACGACAGACTAAAAGGATACCAGCATGCCCTAACAAAAAATAAATTGCCTCTAAAGGAAGAATACGTTGCAAACTCAGACATTAACAGTGAATTGGATGACATTTTATCTCGTTTTATGAATCTAAATCGGCCACCAACTGCGCTTGTAGTAACGGATGACTTAGTTGCGATGAAAGTATTACAAATATGTCGTAAGGAAGGTATCGATGTTCCTGAAGAATTAAGTATTATAAGTTTTAATAATGCATTAATTGCTCAATTATCGAGTCCTGCACTTACATCTGTAGATACACAAGTTTTTTTACTAGGACATGAAGCAGCAAAATGTGTCGTACAAGAAATTAAGGAAACTTCCGCCTATAAGAAGAGTATCATCATTCCAACTGTTATTAAAAGAAGAGAATCATGTCAGCCATTACAAGAACCTCCGAAAAATTAA
- a CDS encoding carbohydrate ABC transporter permease codes for MYKKRKLFLVEIIGILLGLLWLSPFYLMLVNAFKSKREIFTDVLNLPGTLSIENFKEAFVDLNFIQSLFNSIFITGLSVIIILFFTSMAGYALARNRSRLSGALLLIFVSAMLIPFQSVMIPLVALFGKVEMLNRFGLIFMYLGFGSSLSIFLYHGAMTGISKSLDEAAIIDGANKFQTFIHIIFPLLKPITVTVAILNVIWIWNDYLLPSLVLSENQATIPLKMFYFFGQYTKQWHLALAGLTIAILPVIIGYFFAQKQIINGVAEGAVK; via the coding sequence ATGTATAAAAAACGGAAACTCTTTCTTGTTGAAATAATTGGCATCCTCCTAGGCTTATTGTGGTTATCACCATTTTACTTAATGCTTGTTAACGCATTTAAATCTAAAAGAGAAATATTTACTGATGTATTAAATTTGCCTGGCACATTATCAATAGAAAACTTTAAAGAGGCTTTTGTTGACTTGAATTTTATTCAATCTTTGTTTAATTCAATATTTATAACTGGCTTAAGTGTTATTATCATATTGTTTTTTACTTCTATGGCTGGTTATGCACTGGCAAGAAATAGAAGCAGATTAAGTGGTGCTTTATTATTAATATTTGTATCAGCAATGCTAATTCCCTTTCAGTCTGTGATGATTCCGCTTGTAGCGTTGTTTGGTAAAGTAGAAATGTTAAATCGTTTTGGACTAATATTTATGTATTTAGGTTTCGGTTCAAGCTTGTCCATTTTCCTATACCACGGAGCTATGACAGGTATTTCCAAGTCATTGGATGAAGCAGCAATTATCGATGGTGCTAATAAATTTCAGACCTTCATTCATATTATTTTTCCTCTTTTAAAACCAATTACCGTTACAGTAGCTATTCTAAATGTAATTTGGATTTGGAACGATTATCTGCTCCCATCTCTTGTTTTATCAGAAAACCAGGCAACGATACCTTTAAAAATGTTTTATTTCTTTGGGCAATATACAAAGCAATGGCATCTCGCATTAGCTGGCTTAACAATTGCTATATTGCCAGTGATTATCGGTTACTTCTTTGCTCAAAAGCAAATTATTAATGGTGTTGCTGAAGGGGCTGTTAAGTAA
- a CDS encoding carbohydrate ABC transporter permease, translating to MKNRDVSFWLFLTPVLVALGLVVVVPLIYGTIYSFTDWNGLVATKFIGLENYTRLFSDELFLNSIWFTIKFSVVTVIILNVLGLGLAILVTRHIKTNNFLRTIFFMPNLIGGLILGFIWQFIFINVFGDIGKALGIEALTGWLSTTATGFWGLVILTCWQMAGYIMIIYIAYLQNIPKELEESAEIDGANSWQRFKSITFPLVAPAFTISMFLTLSNSFKIYDQNLSLTNGGPFQSTQMVAMEIVNTAFSANEMAYGQAKAVVFFVMVAAIALTQVYYNKKREVDL from the coding sequence TTGAAAAATAGAGATGTGTCGTTTTGGTTATTTTTGACGCCTGTTTTAGTAGCACTTGGTCTTGTAGTTGTCGTCCCATTGATTTACGGAACGATTTACTCTTTTACTGATTGGAATGGTTTAGTTGCCACAAAGTTTATTGGCCTGGAAAATTATACGCGATTATTTAGCGACGAGCTTTTTCTTAATTCTATTTGGTTTACAATAAAATTTTCTGTTGTTACTGTAATTATTTTAAATGTGTTGGGGTTAGGGTTAGCGATTCTTGTTACGCGTCACATTAAAACAAATAACTTTCTGCGAACTATTTTCTTTATGCCAAATTTAATTGGAGGACTTATTCTTGGTTTCATATGGCAGTTTATTTTTATTAACGTATTTGGAGATATTGGAAAAGCACTTGGTATTGAAGCTTTAACTGGCTGGCTCTCTACAACTGCCACAGGTTTTTGGGGATTAGTTATTCTAACCTGCTGGCAAATGGCTGGTTATATTATGATTATCTATATAGCATATTTGCAGAACATCCCTAAGGAATTAGAAGAATCTGCTGAAATAGATGGGGCTAACAGTTGGCAACGATTTAAAAGTATTACATTTCCTTTAGTAGCTCCAGCTTTTACAATTAGTATGTTTCTAACTTTATCAAACTCATTTAAAATTTATGACCAAAATTTATCGCTGACTAATGGAGGACCCTTTCAGTCTACCCAAATGGTAGCGATGGAAATTGTGAATACCGCCTTCAGTGCAAATGAAATGGCCTATGGACAGGCGAAAGCTGTAGTCTTTTTCGTAATGGTTGCTGCAATTGCACTTACACAAGTGTATTATAATAAAAAACGGGAGGTTGACCTGTAA
- a CDS encoding ABC transporter substrate-binding protein: MRAKHLFSKVAVVAMIIGLFLAGCSSDDSNKSNNSEASSGDKVTIDIFQGKVEFKDQFEALAKQYEEKNPDVKINVKTVGGGTEYAPVLKSQFSSGDEPDIFNVTGPQDVIDYKKYLADMSDTEAAKAAIDGTLATVQDGDKILGLPFNQEGYGLIYNKRLFEEAGIKPEEILTFEDLEQAVEKLDSKKDELEIEAVFALPGKEAWVMGDHLANAFLAPEFDHDVMKAFESDTVKFERGKEMKRFLDLQNKYSVQPVLSLDYSQQVEEYFSLERVAMIQQGNWVYPSVEQMDPEVAENIGVLPIPVEGFEGSIPVGVPNYWAVNNNSDKEVVEASKKFLDWMYTSDEGKEAVLNELKFIPAYEGYDTEKISDPLSQDIYEYASEGKTIGWIFAGYPSNPWGTAVMGANAQQYLAGDMTWEELEKDAISKWEEKRK; encoded by the coding sequence ATGAGAGCAAAGCATTTGTTTTCAAAGGTAGCAGTTGTTGCAATGATAATTGGTTTGTTTTTAGCAGGTTGTTCATCAGATGATAGCAATAAATCGAACAACAGTGAAGCGAGTTCCGGAGATAAAGTTACTATTGATATTTTCCAAGGGAAGGTAGAGTTTAAGGACCAATTTGAAGCACTGGCCAAGCAATATGAAGAAAAAAATCCAGATGTTAAAATTAACGTTAAAACAGTGGGCGGCGGAACGGAATATGCTCCTGTCTTAAAGTCTCAATTCTCCTCTGGTGATGAACCGGATATCTTTAATGTGACTGGCCCGCAAGATGTAATTGACTATAAAAAATACTTAGCAGATATGTCAGATACAGAAGCTGCAAAGGCAGCTATTGATGGTACCTTAGCAACAGTTCAGGATGGTGATAAAATACTGGGTTTGCCATTTAACCAAGAAGGATATGGACTAATTTATAATAAGCGTCTATTTGAAGAGGCTGGCATAAAACCAGAAGAGATACTTACGTTCGAAGATTTAGAGCAAGCTGTTGAAAAGTTAGACAGTAAAAAAGATGAGCTGGAGATAGAAGCGGTTTTTGCCTTACCTGGTAAGGAAGCATGGGTAATGGGTGATCATTTGGCAAATGCTTTCTTGGCTCCTGAATTTGACCACGATGTAATGAAAGCGTTTGAATCTGATACGGTAAAATTTGAAAGAGGCAAAGAAATGAAGCGTTTTCTGGATTTGCAAAATAAATATTCTGTGCAGCCGGTGTTAAGTCTGGATTATTCTCAACAAGTGGAAGAGTATTTTTCGCTTGAACGTGTAGCGATGATTCAACAAGGAAACTGGGTTTATCCATCGGTTGAACAAATGGATCCTGAAGTTGCTGAGAATATTGGCGTACTGCCAATTCCGGTAGAAGGTTTTGAAGGTAGTATTCCGGTGGGAGTTCCAAACTACTGGGCAGTTAATAATAATTCTGATAAAGAGGTTGTTGAAGCCTCCAAAAAATTTCTGGATTGGATGTATACTTCTGATGAAGGAAAAGAAGCCGTTTTGAATGAGCTTAAATTCATACCTGCTTATGAAGGCTATGATACAGAGAAAATTTCCGATCCGTTGTCACAAGATATTTATGAGTATGCCTCTGAAGGAAAAACAATTGGTTGGATATTTGCAGGTTATCCGAGCAATCCGTGGGGAACGGCAGTGATGGGAGCGAATGCTCAGCAATATTTAGCTGGCGATATGACATGGGAAGAACTTGAGAAAGATGCTATTTCGAAATGGGAGGAAAAAAGGAAGTAA
- a CDS encoding ATP-dependent DNA helicase has product MKQSIKIAARTLVEYVFRSGSIETGFRSSQPLVDGTKAHQKVQKTYGKNDQKEVYLKTEVPFEEMLFQIDGRCDGLLKSDDGSLTIDEIKSTSGSLEVITEDSYPVHWAQATVYAYIYAKDNDLEKINIQLTYIQVRTEEKKYFQRSLTREELADFVMDVIAQYAPYARLRIELKQKRDESTKMLAFPFDSYRDGQRKLAGAVYKTIQEQKTLFAKASTGIGKTISTIFPSIKAIGEGHLEKIFYLTAKTITRTAAEEAFRLLQEKGLAITVVTITAKDKICFQEQVNCDKAECPFANGYYDRINGAILDILQNETLMTRSVIEQYARKHTVCPFEFSLDLAYAADAVICDYNYIFDPKVSLQRLLDEQRKKSALLVDEAHNLVDRAREMYSATVEKETFLAIYRMYKDENEVIAKSANAVNEYFLEKKKQNQQLEKELDEKLVHVVDAFAYAAEEELMRGGEAEELLLNGYFSAQAFVKIARLYDKRFTSYMTLEGSDVQLKLFCLDPSHQLKQMGKGFRSKIFFSATLTPAGYYMDLLGGKAEDYVVSIPSPFQRENAEVIIQPLSTRYRDREHTLEPMVQFIVDLLQQREGNFLVFFPSYKYMLQVYEQFTATAPGEKVILQETGMTEERREDFLNSFQENEERLVGFAVLGGIFSEGVDLKGDRLSGVIIVGVGLPQIGFERDIIKDHFQANGHNGYNYAYVYPGMNKVLQAGGRLIRTDTDHGIIALIDDRFLQPMYQELLPYEWQHYSVGGAASGSFRG; this is encoded by the coding sequence ATGAAGCAGAGCATAAAAATAGCTGCGAGGACGCTAGTGGAGTATGTTTTTCGCAGTGGCAGTATAGAAACTGGTTTCCGCAGTTCGCAACCTTTGGTGGACGGCACTAAGGCACACCAGAAAGTTCAAAAGACGTACGGTAAAAACGATCAAAAGGAAGTTTATCTAAAAACCGAAGTCCCTTTTGAAGAGATGTTGTTTCAAATAGATGGACGCTGTGACGGCCTTCTTAAAAGTGATGATGGATCACTGACCATTGATGAAATTAAATCAACCTCCGGGTCGCTGGAAGTTATCACGGAGGATAGCTATCCTGTTCACTGGGCCCAAGCAACGGTCTATGCCTATATTTATGCAAAAGATAATGATCTGGAGAAGATAAATATTCAGCTCACCTACATACAAGTTCGTACAGAGGAAAAGAAATATTTTCAGCGAAGCTTAACGCGTGAGGAATTGGCCGATTTTGTCATGGATGTGATTGCCCAATATGCTCCGTATGCCAGACTCCGCATAGAACTGAAGCAGAAACGGGATGAAAGTACAAAGATGCTGGCATTTCCGTTTGATAGCTATAGGGACGGACAACGCAAGCTTGCGGGAGCTGTGTATAAAACGATTCAAGAACAGAAGACACTGTTTGCCAAAGCATCGACGGGAATCGGGAAGACAATCTCAACCATTTTTCCTTCTATAAAGGCGATTGGCGAGGGTCACTTGGAAAAAATCTTTTATCTGACAGCAAAGACGATTACCCGAACTGCCGCAGAAGAAGCTTTCCGTCTGTTACAGGAAAAGGGTCTGGCAATTACGGTCGTTACAATTACAGCTAAGGATAAGATTTGTTTTCAGGAACAGGTAAATTGTGACAAGGCGGAATGTCCTTTTGCCAATGGGTATTATGATCGAATTAATGGAGCAATATTGGATATTTTGCAGAACGAGACATTAATGACCCGATCGGTGATTGAACAATATGCACGCAAGCATACCGTCTGTCCGTTTGAGTTTTCATTAGATTTGGCATATGCAGCAGATGCAGTGATTTGCGATTATAATTATATTTTTGATCCAAAGGTGTCCTTGCAGCGACTGTTGGATGAACAGAGGAAAAAGTCTGCGTTGCTCGTTGATGAGGCACATAATCTTGTCGATCGTGCGCGAGAGATGTATTCGGCAACCGTGGAGAAGGAAACATTTCTTGCTATATACCGGATGTATAAAGATGAAAATGAAGTTATAGCCAAATCGGCAAATGCCGTAAATGAGTATTTTTTGGAAAAGAAGAAGCAAAATCAACAGCTGGAAAAAGAATTGGATGAAAAGCTTGTACATGTCGTGGATGCCTTCGCGTATGCGGCAGAAGAAGAGCTAATGCGTGGCGGGGAAGCGGAGGAATTATTGCTGAATGGCTACTTTAGTGCCCAGGCGTTTGTGAAAATTGCCAGATTGTATGATAAGCGTTTTACCAGTTATATGACGCTTGAGGGTAGTGATGTTCAGTTAAAGTTGTTTTGCCTGGATCCTTCCCATCAGCTAAAGCAAATGGGTAAAGGATTTCGTTCCAAGATCTTCTTCTCTGCCACGCTAACCCCTGCAGGCTACTATATGGACTTGCTTGGTGGAAAGGCGGAAGATTATGTTGTATCCATCCCGTCCCCGTTTCAGCGTGAAAATGCGGAAGTGATTATCCAGCCTTTATCAACTAGGTATCGTGACAGGGAGCATACGTTAGAGCCGATGGTCCAATTTATCGTTGATTTATTACAGCAGAGGGAAGGGAATTTTCTCGTATTTTTCCCATCCTATAAATATATGCTGCAGGTATATGAGCAGTTTACCGCAACAGCACCGGGAGAAAAAGTGATCTTACAGGAAACAGGCATGACAGAGGAACGGCGGGAGGACTTTTTGAATTCCTTTCAAGAAAATGAGGAGCGGCTCGTTGGGTTTGCTGTATTAGGCGGGATTTTTTCCGAGGGAGTGGATTTGAAAGGAGATCGTTTATCAGGAGTAATAATCGTCGGAGTCGGTCTGCCGCAAATTGGATTTGAACGGGATATCATTAAGGATCATTTCCAGGCCAATGGGCACAACGGTTATAACTATGCGTATGTTTATCCTGGGATGAATAAAGTACTGCAAGCAGGCGGGCGGCTCATTCGTACAGATACAGACCATGGCATCATCGCCCTGATCGATGACCGCTTCCTTCAGCCCATGTACCAGGAGCTGCTTCCATATGAGTGGCAGCATTATTCTGTTGGAGGAGCGGCGTCGGGTTCTTTTCGGGGGTAG
- a CDS encoding nuclease-related domain-containing protein, which produces MLLFLNFFKKKKNEEPKQIHTNPQKPQKTNEHVATRKGEIGEYKIDIQLDQLPKGYRYLSDLLVKNPKAKSGHSQIDHVVLTSHGIFTIETKNYQGTIYGGKDRKTWLVNGKFKMMNPFVQNYGHIEALKTLIDKKYHDLFISMVSFTKRSTFKVGDDYRKIASNELIVYDIELSEFLHRKVSVLKIHHKEPLLSEKDIDTIYHTLLKANITDSKIREEHKHALKTNTSIEDSSSNSTCVICNKPVSQKVEAFCLSNKKFNGKIFCYAHQKTAN; this is translated from the coding sequence ATGCTATTATTCCTAAACTTTTTTAAAAAGAAAAAGAACGAAGAGCCAAAACAAATACATACTAACCCCCAGAAACCCCAAAAAACAAATGAGCATGTAGCTACCAGAAAAGGTGAGATAGGAGAATACAAGATTGATATTCAATTGGATCAGCTACCAAAAGGTTATCGCTACCTTAGTGATCTTCTTGTGAAAAATCCAAAAGCGAAGTCAGGACATTCACAAATTGACCACGTCGTCTTAACTTCCCATGGTATATTTACCATCGAAACAAAGAACTACCAAGGGACCATCTATGGCGGAAAAGACCGGAAAACATGGTTGGTTAATGGTAAGTTTAAAATGATGAATCCTTTCGTGCAAAACTATGGACATATAGAGGCATTAAAAACATTAATTGATAAAAAATACCATGACCTATTTATCTCCATGGTATCTTTTACAAAACGTTCCACATTTAAAGTAGGCGATGATTACCGTAAAATAGCATCCAATGAACTCATCGTATATGACATTGAATTATCAGAGTTCCTCCATAGGAAGGTATCCGTACTGAAGATTCATCACAAAGAACCACTCCTATCTGAGAAAGACATTGACACAATCTATCATACCTTATTAAAGGCTAATATTACTGATTCTAAGATTAGAGAAGAGCATAAGCATGCATTAAAAACAAATACATCGATAGAAGATTCCAGTTCAAATTCTACTTGTGTCATTTGCAATAAACCTGTTTCACAAAAAGTAGAAGCATTCTGTTTATCAAATAAAAAATTCAATGGGAAAATCTTTTGTTATGCACATCAGAAAACGGCTAACTAA
- a CDS encoding YjjG family noncanonical pyrimidine nucleotidase has product MNYKTILFDVDDTLMDFGASEKSALHYTFLAYKLPTGLVDYQPDYRKISKGLWRDLEQGLLSVTELGVERFRRLFLQHELDINPKTFNEVYLNYLGKEVHHMDGVLELFDQLNDYKLGVVTNGFTTVQNSRLSRSPLYKSFDHIITSEDAGYQKPHVGFFDYTFSKLGIKEKEDVLIVGDSLTSDIQGGINYGVDTCWFNPHKKENNTEIKPTYEICELAELIEIVEKEKV; this is encoded by the coding sequence ATGAACTATAAAACTATTTTATTCGATGTGGATGATACATTAATGGACTTTGGTGCCTCAGAAAAAAGTGCTCTTCACTATACTTTTCTTGCTTACAAATTACCAACGGGATTAGTGGATTACCAACCTGATTACAGAAAAATCAGCAAAGGGCTATGGAGGGATCTGGAGCAGGGGCTTTTATCTGTAACCGAACTAGGGGTAGAGAGGTTTAGAAGGCTCTTTCTTCAGCATGAACTTGATATTAATCCGAAAACATTCAATGAAGTATATCTTAACTATCTCGGTAAAGAAGTACATCACATGGATGGAGTCTTAGAATTATTTGATCAGCTTAACGACTATAAGCTAGGTGTTGTAACAAATGGATTCACTACAGTGCAAAATTCTAGATTGAGTCGTTCTCCGCTATATAAAAGCTTCGACCATATCATTACTTCTGAGGATGCCGGTTACCAGAAGCCTCACGTAGGTTTCTTTGATTATACCTTTTCTAAACTAGGTATTAAGGAGAAGGAGGATGTTTTGATCGTTGGTGACTCATTAACATCTGACATCCAAGGTGGAATCAATTACGGTGTAGATACTTGCTGGTTCAATCCACATAAAAAAGAGAACAACACGGAAATTAAGCCAACCTATGAGATCTGTGAACTGGCAGAGCTTATAGAAATAGTAGAAAAAGAGAAAGTTTAA
- a CDS encoding Xaa-Pro dipeptidyl-peptidase, with protein sequence MIYLLRRKGTKSFSWLLTLVMAVSLAMPSLSYADEAESNSIQQAYELDDGVTAEKYDYADAIKETIYVESTLDSDEDGTPDRIAADIIRPKESNGDMKVPVIMDASPYYESLGRGNESEIKDTDGDGVNDMFPLFYDNYFVPRGYAVVQVDMVGTNNSDGCPTTGGFEEIESIKVVIEWLNGKGKAWDENGDEIAADWSTGKVGMIGKSYDGTLANGVAATGVEGLETIVPIGAISSWYDYYRYEGISFRKNGPNGLSKLVTSSERVPACAPVRENIKEKADDETGDYNSFWDERNYIKDAHNIEASVFVVHGINDYNVKANHFSNWWEVLKENDVPRKLWLTQTGHVDPFDFRREEWVNTLHRWFDHWLLDIDNGIMDEPAVDIEREADEWETYSSWPDQNAKAVKVRLAPAVGNLPGVLTTGPVKGNFTQTFVDEPYQRESAMVEDEFSTKENRLMFMTPKLEDDLRLSGIPEIDIRANVNKEDTNLTALIVDYGADERVNHRDRGEGVRTLEEESCWGQSTAADDACYKETEKTTHEAPYEIVTHGWMDATNWKTLDYTDLLKPEKSYRFQWDTLPEDYVFKEGHRIGIVIAGSNYQRLLPMQNKATIEVSLGQSKALLPIVGGKKAFEAAVEE encoded by the coding sequence GTGATTTATTTGTTAAGGAGAAAAGGCACTAAATCTTTTTCATGGTTGCTAACATTAGTGATGGCAGTGAGTCTTGCTATGCCATCATTAAGCTATGCTGACGAGGCGGAAAGCAATAGCATTCAACAAGCGTATGAGCTCGATGATGGGGTTACTGCAGAAAAGTATGATTATGCAGATGCTATTAAAGAGACCATCTATGTGGAATCTACATTGGATAGTGATGAAGATGGGACCCCCGATCGAATTGCAGCAGACATCATCCGACCAAAGGAATCAAACGGCGACATGAAGGTGCCTGTAATTATGGATGCAAGCCCATATTACGAGAGTCTTGGGCGTGGAAACGAATCTGAAATAAAGGATACTGACGGTGATGGTGTCAATGATATGTTTCCATTATTTTATGACAACTACTTTGTTCCGAGAGGATATGCTGTGGTGCAAGTAGATATGGTAGGGACTAACAACTCGGATGGTTGCCCGACAACAGGCGGCTTTGAAGAAATAGAAAGTATTAAAGTCGTAATAGAATGGTTAAACGGAAAAGGCAAAGCATGGGACGAAAACGGAGATGAAATTGCTGCAGACTGGTCAACAGGAAAGGTTGGTATGATTGGCAAATCCTATGATGGTACATTGGCTAACGGTGTGGCCGCTACTGGCGTGGAGGGCCTCGAAACAATTGTCCCGATCGGAGCAATCAGTAGTTGGTACGATTATTATCGCTATGAAGGTATTTCGTTTCGCAAAAATGGTCCCAACGGTTTATCCAAGTTGGTCACAAGCAGCGAAAGAGTCCCTGCCTGTGCCCCAGTTCGTGAGAATATCAAGGAAAAAGCTGACGACGAAACTGGTGACTATAACTCCTTTTGGGATGAACGCAATTATATAAAAGATGCACATAACATAGAAGCAAGTGTATTCGTTGTACATGGTATTAATGATTATAATGTGAAGGCAAATCACTTTTCAAACTGGTGGGAAGTTTTAAAAGAAAATGATGTGCCAAGAAAACTCTGGCTTACCCAAACAGGACATGTGGATCCATTTGATTTCCGTAGAGAAGAATGGGTTAATACCCTCCATCGCTGGTTTGATCATTGGTTACTAGATATTGATAACGGAATTATGGACGAACCGGCTGTAGATATTGAACGGGAAGCAGATGAATGGGAGACCTACTCTTCCTGGCCGGATCAGAATGCGAAAGCTGTGAAAGTAAGACTTGCACCTGCCGTTGGCAACCTACCAGGTGTGTTAACAACAGGGCCGGTTAAAGGCAATTTCACCCAAACCTTCGTTGATGAACCGTACCAGCGTGAAAGCGCAATGGTAGAGGATGAATTTTCAACAAAGGAAAATAGGTTAATGTTCATGACCCCAAAATTGGAAGATGATCTTCGACTAAGTGGGATTCCGGAAATTGATATTCGCGCAAACGTTAATAAAGAAGATACTAATTTAACCGCGCTTATCGTGGATTACGGAGCAGATGAAAGAGTCAATCATCGTGACCGTGGTGAAGGTGTTCGTACCCTTGAAGAGGAAAGCTGTTGGGGACAAAGCACAGCAGCCGATGATGCTTGTTATAAAGAAACAGAAAAGACAACTCATGAGGCACCATATGAAATTGTCACACATGGTTGGATGGATGCAACAAACTGGAAAACTCTTGATTATACAGACTTGCTAAAACCTGAGAAAAGCTACCGTTTCCAATGGGATACACTACCAGAGGACTATGTCTTTAAGGAAGGTCATCGGATTGGTATTGTTATTGCAGGTAGTAATTACCAACGCTTACTTCCTATGCAAAACAAAGCAACCATTGAAGTCTCTTTAGGACAGAGCAAGGCACTTCTTCCTATTGTTGGCGGAAAAAAGGCATTTGAGGCTGCAGTAGAAGAATAA